Genomic window (Magnolia sinica isolate HGM2019 chromosome 6, MsV1, whole genome shotgun sequence):
GTGCGTCCTTTACTTGATTGTGGACCATTGATGTGCCTATCCAATTAACCTTTTAGTTCATCCACGATGGATTAAATCAAaataacggtccagatcattgaaAGATGGCACCACATGTACAGACAAAAAAACAGAGTACACTGTACAATTGTCCAAGCTGAATATAATATAAAGTAGATAAAAGCAATAATGAGAGATATTAGTATCCAACCGGAGAAGTTACCGTCTTATCAACGaataagttgaaaatttttatttgtaTATGAAAAGCCAACCCGTCCGTCCAATAGGTTGATTCCCCCATAAATATCAATTACTGAAATAATAGTCATAtatcactcattaggtgggcagAAAACAATAGATAGTCactaatataataaaaaataaatatgggccccacttgataagtGGATCGAACTAATTTCTTCGTATAGTGATTATCACATAGGCTTCAACctattgaataggttggatttgaGTAAATGTGATATAATTGGAATTCTTCCATGGTTGGATGGTCGATTATGGTTGGATATGAGCATCTCTCATAATCCATGATGAGAAGGGAAGTGgatgctggtgtaccacacaccaccgacctggctggtgcgTTGACgacaccaagttctgtggatcccatctTGAGGAATGAgttatacatcattgtggggcctatttaactttgatctcctttgaaccgttcgtacaacttggagatcGAGGAGTATCAGACTGTTGAGTGCATGTCAAATCTAAACCTTCCAATAATTTGACTCCATAATGTGATTAACTATTAGACAAATCAGCCCTATATAcagataaagtgggccacacgtttgAAAACAATATCTGAAcattgataaataaaaatataaatatgacctaataaataagTTTATATGGCCGATTTTTTTTATATTCATTGTGTCCCAACCTTTCAAATGAGTTGTGTTATGGGGAAATCTGAATAAGGATAATCGAAGTCGGCCTGAGCTACCCGAGTCAGTTAATAAAGCCTCGGAAGGAGGATACCACGTCAAGTATGAGCCAACCCCTGAGTTACGACTGTAGGTTAGCTGAGGCAAGCTCTCCACTAATGAATCACGACTTGGAACTACAGCCCTGATTGGCCGGTTCGAACCCTTGTCCTCATCTGAAAAAAGATGGGTGAGCCGAGCTCTGATCCTTGTCCTCAGCTTCATTCAGTGAACTCCAACCTCGGCGATCTATTGATGAACTCCGACTATTAGTACTCGGCCTCGGGCCCGGACAGGATGAGGCCGAGCCCGGGTGAGGATACTCCGTGTGCCGAGCCTGGAGGCCCCTAAATGCAGACGTGACCAAAGATCTCGCCCAAGGATACACGCCCTTAAGACACGATACGCCACACAACCCAAAGATTACGGATAGTATCTCCATGATCATAATATCTTACTGATTGAGCAAATCTTGCAATCCGGATGAGTTATCTGACGAAAAATATATGATTAtcgggtagaacgagctactttagccaccaacccagctatgccaggttgcccacatTGGATTTGCCcttgatcgacggtcatttccccgttttaatttcgtttttactataaatagtaagttttagtttgattataactcctcatccgtcgggctttaggagttgcgcccaacgtgaaaagagcttagaataattaggagaacggtttggtgaagccaaataggacactttctatttttggacgaaaaccttgcgcactagtagacatcacgaccatctataaataaatagtaagtttactatttatagtaagtcgcggattctaggagtttgagttgtagtttgattctgatttctttcccattgcttggtacccttatttaaagggttgtgaacttgttttaattattcattaatcaatttcgaatttattagaatttatttctattttctgctttctttcctcgtggattcgagaagtctctgtgaggagtccagagaagttccgtggattcggaatagttatcctcttgaggaagacggtgctcgacctcacgtcctcccctgcgtcacaaaagacaattatcagcttgacccaaaacttttgcgaCCCATTAATGATCCTCTAAGAAATTTACCTTTAACAgtggcagctttcgaagtagcgcaacgagagaatcagcaagccatgcaagggctgcaggcttccatcgaccgcatagcggatctcttggtggaaaacctaaggcaactccgtgttcccgGTGGCAATCCTCTaaccccaattaatcgccctgatcgcaagATAGTACCGGCAgtacatccaagggtcattcctgaggaagggggctccagtgaggaggaaattgaCAACATAATCTTTCAataccccagacatggcggcgatcgagtagatcgaatggatcgagaattcaagatgatggttgatattcctagcttcaatgaccaactaaacattgaggatttccttgattggctttctgaagttgagcgattttttgactatatggacatacCTAAAGCAAAGAAAGTTAAGCTCgtgcctacaagttgaaaggaggagcttcagcttggtgggaacaactgcaactcgcgcgaaccaggcagacgaaagcaccaatctgcacctggcagcggatgaagcaactactacgtgcccgatttctccctagcgattacgatcgtcggtcggtgagagaatacgcagaagaattttactaccgcggcgcgtaacgatttggtcgagaccgaATCGCagaagtcgcccgattcaacggtggattgcgtatggctatccagaaTAATGTCCAGATGCAACTGTCTGGacaatgaatgatgcgatcaagttggctactcgggcaaaagtgcaacttgaacgtccctaacacacggacctatcctatcgCAAGGATCCCTGCGACAGGTCTGCCAGGGAACTGCACAaactaaggggaaggagcccgtaggagcacgcactcaacctcctatatCTGAGAACCTGAGATCATGGAAGCGggtaagctagaccccaaaggggggTATCgatgctgctggtccaagtagaatttcgaacccctatgctcggccaaggcccgataattgctatcgttgtggccaaccggccacctatcaaatacttgtcctcgggaaaagtggcaaacctcgccatcaatgatggtagtgcgataacgcttatgaagatccggatattgaagaacaggagcataccaccaaGGACGAGGcggatgattcaggttggattcagaagatcacggcgagtcgctcgtcgtgagaGCGATTATTATatacgccaagaaaagaagtgcatccaccgacataacatcttccgcactaggtgtacggtgaatcgaaaggtttgtggacgtgatcattgatagtggggagcaatgagaacatcgtctccaaggtcgtggtggaaaaattacaattgaaaacggagtgtcatccctctccatatacaatcggttgaaTCAAGAaagtcagcgaaacaaaggtaactgaatggtgcaccatatcctttttaattggcaaacattataaggatgaagtagtatgcgatgtagttgacatggaagcatgtcacatactactcggtcggccctgacaatctaaccgtgacgccactcataaacagcgtgataatatatatatatatcttcgtcaatgacggccggaagaccatattggcccctatggatccagagggaccacctgaaacttctaaagtggatggccattttctcttaaccatacgggacttcgtggaagaatccaaggaaacaggacagacttatgcattaattataaaagagaaagaactcgagcctactaacatccctgaaagactaaggcccctgctacatgaattcaaagaaatctggcccgatgaccttcccgatgggttaccccccatgcgggatatccaacaccatatcgactttgtccctgggtccagtttacctaatcgtcctcattatcgaatgagtctgaatgagtgcgagattttgcagggacaagtagaggagttgatccgtaagggtcttattcgagaaagtaTGAGTCCATGTGTTATACCAGctttattaactccaaagaaagatgcgagttggcacatgtgtgtcgacagccgagccatcaacaaaatcaccataaaatacaggtttcctataccacggttggacgatatgctggacatgctagagggtgcaaaaatattctctaaattggacctaaggagcggctaccatcagattcgaatacggtcgggtgatgagtggaaaacggcctttaagaccaaggaaggattatacgaatggatggtcatgcccttcggtctttcgaatgcgcctagcacatttatgagattgatgaaccaagttctgaaacctttcattaggcggttcgttgtggtttacttcgatgatattttgatatacagtcaagacgaaaccacccatatggaacacctcaagaaggtccttcaagtgctcactaaaaataaattgcacctcaatttaaaaaagtgcagcttcatgactgatagcctattgttcgtgggttttgtcgtcacatccacgggcattctagtggatgaggaaaaggtaaaggcaatcagagaatgaactgttcctacaaatattcatgaagtgcgaagttttcatgacCTGACGACATTCTATTgccggttcgtgaaaaatttcagtaccattgtgtcaccaatcacagattgcatgaagaaagggtagTTTcaatggactgacgaagccgacaggagctttgctgaaatcaaacgcaaattatccacgaccccggttcttgtacttctcaACTtcaacaaactgtttgaagtcgaatgtgatgcctcatatgtcggaattgggggagttttgtctcaagaaggtaggccggtagccttctacagcgagaaacttagcgatccacgtaagaagtggtctacatatgagatcgagttatacgagGTAGTCCAAGCACTGCAAACTggtgacattatttgattcaaagggaattcatactttacacggaccatcaagctcttaaattcattaatagtcaagctaacattaacctgtgtgcatgctagatggatttcATTTTTAGAATTCatgttcgtactaaaacataagtcaggcaAAAAAATAAAGTAATCGATGCATTGAgtcaccgtgcaactttgttagtcactatgagtaatgaggttgtcggtttaagcgcctcaaagacatatatgccgatgacgatgacttcaaggacgcatgggtcgatgccaagaaggtcacccgcgacttacatatgcaagacgggttccttttcaaggaaatCGATTGTGcgtcccaaacagttcgctaagggaatagataatctaagagctacatggaggtggcctcggtggacaccttggcgagacaagacacgagctcttgtggaagaacgataCTACGgccacaattggtacgtgatgtgggaaaggcaccaacgttgttatatttgtcgaCCTCTAAGgagcaatctcataatacgggcctttacactcATACCTGTACCTAACGGCCCTTGAGAGGATTTATTTAtgaacttcgtgcttggtctcccacgaacacaacgcggcatggattcgatgTTCATAGTaatagatcgtttctccaagatgacgtactttattccatgcaagaagactctcgatgcaacacacgtggcaaatCTATTCTTCAAAGAAATTATGCGGCTACACGAGGTTCCCAGGacttacttctgatcgtgacacgaagtttatAAGTCACTTTTGAggaactttgtggactcgattcgatacacgacttcagttcagcagcgcctaccacccacaaattgacagtcaaactgaggttgtgaatcgcacgttaagAAACccccttcgatgtatttcaggagaaaagctgaagcagtgggatttggccttgtctcaagcggagtttgcatttaacaacatggtgaaccgctcgacagggaaatccccgttccaggttatctatggacgagtacctcgccacacactagacttggtccctctgcccaagctcccaggcatgagcattgcagcggaacatatggctgacaagatcatgggcattcatgcggaggtacaaaccaagctacatgcctcgaacgaaaaatacaaggagcaagcggacaagcatcggcgacaaaaagtgttcgaggtgggcgaccaagtaatggtccatctgcgcaaagaacgatttccgaccggaacgtacaacaagttgaagaataaaaagattggaccgataccaatcatccgaaagatcaatgacaacgcttatgttgttgatcttccagatgacatggcaatctcacagactttcaacgtcgcggacctgaccgagtatcatgaaccagtgcaggatgagaactcgaggacgagttcttttgaagtggaggggactgatgtagagcgggtcgcggacagtttcatggccaagatggatcagaaaaggcccggtcgacgacagaagtgatccagaccatcggaccttagatcgggcgtatcttgcaatccggaatgagttatctgacgtaaaatatatgattttggggtagaacgagctactttagccaaccaacctagctatgctgggttacgcagcccgaaattgtgaaaaaccccttgatcgatggtcgtttccctgttttaatttcgtttttactataaatagtaagttttagtttgattataactcttcatccgtcgggctttaggagttgcgcccaacatgaaaagagcttagaataattaggagaacggtttggtgaagccaaataggacacttactatttttggccgaaaaccttgcgcactagtagacatcacgaccgtctataaatagtaagtttactatttatagtaagtcgcggattctaggagtttgagttgtagtttgattctaatttctttcccattgcttggtacccttatttaaagggttgtgaactcgtttttattcattcatcaatcaatttcgaatttattagaatttatttctattttctgctttctttcctcgtggattcgagaagtctctgtgaggagtccagagaagttccatgatACTCCGTGTGCCGAGCCTGGAGGCCCCTAAATGCAGACGTGACCAAAGATCTCGCCCAAGGATACACGCCCTTAAGACACGATACACCGCACAACCCAAAGATTACAGATAGTATCTCCATGATCACAATATCTTGCTGATTGAGCAAATCACGCCGAGATTAATGGACGTGGATCATTCAACCCATAGGTATATATAACAGGGGACCCCATTGTTACAGGTAtgcaatatctcgcaccctctctctacattcgacttagacccagattccctagcctgacttaggcatcggaggatccCCCGGTTGAGCCAGGGTCTCATTTGCTCACCCTTTTATGTAGGACCAGGGTTTGTTGAAGGTTTGCGGCATTAAGTGGAGGGTGGtttagattttgacctcaacattttttggcgtTGTCTATAGGAAATCGAAACAAAAGGCTAGAAGTTTTATCAgaaatggcaagaggaaagaagaaggttACGACGGTGGAGCACGAACCTAACGGATAACATCAGTCTTCTTCGCTGCTGCATACCGAATTGTTTCCAATAGGGCCATCTCAGCGGACTCGGAGCCAAGGAGGAAAGTATAAGGCGTTACAAAATGAAGTACATATGTTGAAGAATGAAATCAGCCGAATGAAAGCGCAGCAAAGCTAGTAGCCACTTCTAAATATGGTGGAAGCCACTCCGACGCCCGAGGAATGACCGCAGTCGGTCAGTTCCCGGGCCAGAGGGTCCCAGGCATAGTCCGCACGAGCTCTCGACCCTACGCATAATGCAAGGTCCCAGAATCAATCCACCCGAGTTCCGGAACCTGTTCGGGATGCTGAGTCGTCCTGTGTGTCCGACACTTCGGCTCTGGCCCCCACAGACCTCCGCCATCGGTTGGAGAGGAGAAGACAGGGCAGAGCGCCCGAGGTGGTGGGGGCCTCCCAAGAGACAGTAGCTGAGAATCAAAATCCTTGGGAAGCTCAGTTTATGGAACTCCGTGATCAGTTTAAGACATTTTAGAAGAATCGGCAGTCCGCATCCGTCCCAACTACAGTATAGGCGATGATGGAaaagaccgagcctcccttcacctcagcAATCATGGATGAGGTGATGCCGCTGAAGTTCAGGATGCCTCCCGTCATCCAATTCTCTGGGTCTGGAGACCCGTCGGAGCATGTGAAGTCGTACTGATCGTGAATACAGATCCAGTCGGCCACGGATGCAATGATGTGTGGAGCTTTCTCAATAACCCTCTTCGAGTCTGCTCGAAGTTGGTATCGACAGCTTAAGCCAAAATCGATCAGCTCCTTCGCAGAGCTCAGCagattattccttacccagttcatctctggtaagaagagtcggaagccgacTACCCATCTGTTTACCCTCAAGCAGGGGAACAAGAAAACACTAAAAGACTTCATTGCCCGCTTCAATGAGGAGGCGTTGTTAGTGGAAGACTATGATGACAAAATGGCACTCTCGGCCATGTTCAACGGGCTCAAAGAGGGAAAGTTCACTTTCTCGATCGGGAAGAATCCACCGACCACAGTAGCTGAGCTCATTAGCAGGGCTCAGAAATATACCAATGTCGAGGAATTCTCTAACACCCACAAGAACGTACAAGTAGCTGAGCAGTTGTCCAAGGAGAAGAGGCCGAGGAACGAAGAACCTCAATCAGCAAGCAAGAAGCTCAACAATCGAGCCTCTCGCGATCGCCGACCGAGCAGGAGGCCTGAGAGCAAATTCCGTTCCTACACTCCACTCAACACATCTCCAAAGCAGATGTTGTTGGACATCAGGGGTCAGAAGCTCCTGAACTAGCCGGTTTGCATGAAGACCGACGTAGAGAAGTGAGACAAGCGCGAGTACTCTCGGTTCCATCGCGACCACGATCATAACACGAGCAACTATGTGCACCTCAAAGATGAGATTGAATCCCCCATTCGTAAGGGTCATTTGCGCCGATACACTAAAGAGGAGAGATTGGCCCGAAGAGAAGAGCAACCAAGCAAGCCGGTAGAAGAATCGGCCGAGATCTGCACTATCTACGGCGGCTCGTCCGGTGGAGGCGACTCGAACATGGCTCACAAAGCCCACTCTTGGAGTTCAGACCCCGAGCACTATATTCACTTGGCCGAGAGGCCTAGGAAAGAACTCTGGGTCAGCCCATGTAGTCTGACTTTCACATAGGATGATGCGCGCAGAATCTAGCATCCACATGACGATGCCCTCGTGGTGACTATAACCATAGCCAACCACAAAGTTTACCGCATTCTGGCCGACATAGGGAGCTCATCTGACGTCATATATTTCAAAGCATTCGAGAAAATGGGGATTGAAAGGTCACACCTTCGACCCGTGAAAACCCCATTGCGCGGCTTTGCCGGAGATATGGTGATCTCCGAGGGAGCCATCACTCTCCCTGTGACAGCAGGAGAGGGACAGCATCAACTCACGCTTCGCATGGACCTTCTTGTAGTCAATGTGTCGTTGGTGCACAATGTCATTCTGGGCAGACCTTCCCTTAATGCAATGAGGGCGGTTGTGTCCATATaccatctgatgatgaagttccccgCCGAAGGTAGGGTTGGATACCTCCGAGGGGACCAGCGTGAAGCTCGGAGATGCTATGCGATAGCTGTGAGAAAAGGGTCGGTAAAGCAGGCCCTCACCATCAACATCCTCGACCCCAGAACTCCCACGGAAGATCCCCTCGAGGACGTGGAGACTGTCCCGGTAAAGGATAGCTTCCTGTTGCCTCAGATCGACCAGCTGGTGGACAGCATGGCTGGACACGAGCGACTCTCCTTCCTGGATGCCTATTCCTGGTACAATCAGATCTTGATGCACCCTTCAAACAGGCGGAAGACTACCTTCATCATCGACAAAGggctctactgttaccgggtcatgccttttggcctgAAGAATGCTGAGGCAACATACCAGAGATTGGTGAACCAAATTTTCACCAAGCAGATCGGTTGGACAATGGAAGTTTACGTCGATGACATGTTTATCAAGAGCGTCAGGACATCCGACCACCTTGCGGACCTCGGGGTGACATTCTCGATCCTCTGGGAGTATCGCATGAAGCTAAACCCGGCCAAGTGTGTCTTCAGAGTCAGTTCGGGCAAGTTCCTTGAGTTTCAAGTCAGCCAGAGAGGCATCAAGGAAAATCCCGAGAAGATCAAGGCGTTGCTGGACATGAGCTCGCCTCAGACAACGAAGGAGATCCAATGTCTGACTGGCCAAGTAGCAGAGCTTGGTTGGTTTATCTCTAGAGCAACAGACAAGTGTCTCCCCCTTTTCCAGCAACTGAAAGGTCATAAAAAAGCCGAGTGGACCCCTGAATGTGAGTAAGGTTCCAACAGCTGAAGCAATACCTGGGTTCACCTTCCCTACTGACAAAGCCGGAAGAGGGCGAGGCCCTCTTCTTATACTTAGCGGTTTCTATCTTGGCCGTTAGTTCTGCGCTCATTAGGGAGGAGGGAGGCAAGCAGTATCTTATCTACTATGTAAGTAAGGCAATGCTACTCGCCGAGAATAGGTACCTAAGCATGGAGAAGCTAGCACTCAGTTTGGTCTTCTCAGCATGGAGGTTGCGCCCGTACTTCCAAGCACACACCATCATCGTCCTGACCGACTCC
Coding sequences:
- the LOC131249683 gene encoding uncharacterized protein LOC131249683, which gives rise to MMEKTEPPFTSAIMDEVMPLKFRMPPVIQFSGSGDPSEHLKPKSISSFAELSRLFLTQFISGKKSRKPTTHLFTLKQGNKKTLKDFIARFNEEALLVEDYDDKMALSAMFNGLKEGKFTFSIGKNPPTTVAELISRAQKYTNVEEFSNTHKNVQVAEQLSKEKRPRNEEPQSASKKLNNRASRDRRPSRRPESKFRSYTPLNTSPKQMLLDIRGQKLLN